A region from the Terriglobia bacterium genome encodes:
- a CDS encoding NADH-quinone oxidoreductase subunit D: MGPQHPSTHGVLRVKLKLDGERVVGSECVIGYLHRGVEKIAEHRTYQQFAPYVDRMDYVAAVSNGLGYCEAVEKLLGVEAPPRARVIRTILTELQRVASHLLWLGTHALDIGALTPLFYCLREREEILKIFEKYCGARLTTHAFRIGGLQYDAYDTLEKDTERFCNDFHRRVAEYEELLTGNRIWIARTRGVGILSAKDAIAMGVTGPVLRASGVPWDIRKAMPYAAYDQFEFDIPVGKTGDTYDRYLVRMEEMRQSVRICMQAIQSIPAGPILGKVGKVLKPPVGEVYHAIEAPKGELGYYVVSDGTVQPYRVRIRPPSFVNLQAFDKMVRGHLVADVVAIIGTLDIVLGEVDR, encoded by the coding sequence ATGGGGCCGCAGCATCCCTCGACGCACGGCGTGCTGCGGGTGAAGCTCAAGCTCGACGGGGAGCGGGTGGTCGGGTCGGAGTGCGTGATCGGGTACCTGCACCGCGGCGTGGAGAAGATCGCGGAGCACCGCACCTACCAGCAGTTCGCCCCCTACGTGGACCGCATGGACTACGTCGCGGCGGTGAGCAACGGGCTGGGCTACTGCGAAGCCGTGGAGAAGCTGCTGGGAGTGGAAGCGCCGCCGCGGGCCAGGGTCATCCGCACGATCCTCACGGAGCTGCAGCGCGTCGCCAGCCACCTGCTCTGGCTGGGCACGCACGCGCTGGATATCGGCGCGCTGACCCCGCTTTTTTACTGCCTGCGCGAGCGCGAAGAGATCCTCAAGATTTTCGAAAAATACTGCGGGGCGCGGCTGACCACGCACGCCTTCCGCATCGGCGGGCTGCAGTACGACGCCTACGACACGCTGGAGAAGGACACCGAGCGCTTCTGCAACGATTTTCACCGGCGCGTCGCGGAATACGAAGAGCTGCTGACGGGCAACCGCATCTGGATCGCGCGCACCAGGGGCGTCGGCATTCTTTCCGCCAAGGACGCCATCGCCATGGGCGTGACCGGCCCGGTACTGCGCGCCAGCGGCGTGCCGTGGGACATCCGCAAGGCCATGCCCTATGCGGCCTACGACCAGTTCGAATTCGACATTCCGGTGGGCAAGACCGGCGACACCTACGACCGGTATCTGGTGCGCATGGAGGAGATGCGGCAGTCGGTGCGCATCTGCATGCAGGCGATTCAGAGCATCCCCGCGGGGCCGATCCTCGGCAAGGTCGGCAAGGTCCTGAAGCCGCCGGTGGGGGAGGTCTATCACGCGATTGAGGCGCCCAAGGGCGAGCTGGGCTATTACGTGGTCAGCGACGGCACCGTGCAGCCCTACCGCGTGCGCATCCGGCCGCCGTCGTTCGTGAATCTGCAGGCTTTCGACAAGATGGTGCGCGGGCATCTGGTGGCCGACGTGGTGGCCATCATCGGCACGCTGGATATCGTGCTGGGGGAGGTCGACCGCTGA
- a CDS encoding NADH-quinone oxidoreductase subunit N — MPSALTPFTFNRQDFNLILPQLELTLFGLGILLIDFFVEARVKYLNAVLAVLGTLFSAFTLWRLRVQLQIVTELSPQHPDLLGFHNTLLVDSFFLYFAAIFLAATALVVLLSVRYMEIEEEHHGEYYALILFACVGMMFMASGIDLLVLFLGLETMALSFYALTGFLRRDKRSNEAALKYVLLGAFSSGILAYGFSLLYGMSGSTNIGQIGQMLGRRAMISQMGGLTDWFTIIAFVTVAAGLFFKIAAVPFHQWAPDVYEGAPTPITAYVSVASKTASFALLLRLFIAVFGATHQSWMYLVAGVAVASLTWGNFAAITQTNVKRLLAYSSIAHVGFILLGLVGGNDTGFQGIAYYLFVYVFMTLGAFAVVIVLRRKGLIGDELEDLNGLYQRSPAAALLLLIFMLSLAGIPPTAGFMGKYYILQSLIETHHPVLAVLAALYIVPALYYYFRIVVHAWMKQPGDAPLPEITAAQTVALTVTVFVSLAAGVYPEPFAQLARYAFAIGR, encoded by the coding sequence ATGCCCAGCGCGCTCACCCCATTCACCTTCAACCGGCAGGACTTTAACCTCATCCTGCCGCAGCTTGAACTCACGCTGTTCGGGCTGGGCATCCTGCTGATCGATTTCTTCGTGGAAGCCCGCGTGAAGTATCTGAACGCGGTGCTGGCGGTACTGGGCACGCTCTTCAGCGCCTTCACGCTGTGGCGGCTGCGCGTGCAGTTGCAGATTGTGACCGAGCTGAGCCCGCAGCACCCCGATCTTCTCGGTTTTCACAATACGCTGCTGGTGGATTCTTTCTTCCTCTATTTCGCGGCGATTTTTCTGGCGGCCACGGCGCTGGTGGTGCTCCTCTCAGTGCGCTACATGGAAATCGAGGAAGAGCACCACGGCGAATACTACGCGCTGATCCTCTTCGCCTGCGTGGGCATGATGTTCATGGCCTCGGGCATCGACCTGCTGGTGCTCTTCCTGGGGCTGGAGACGATGGCCCTGAGCTTCTACGCGCTCACGGGCTTTCTGCGCCGCGACAAGCGCTCCAACGAGGCCGCGCTGAAATACGTTTTGCTGGGCGCGTTCAGCTCCGGGATTCTGGCCTACGGTTTCTCGCTGCTCTACGGCATGAGCGGTTCGACGAACATCGGGCAGATCGGGCAGATGCTGGGGCGGCGGGCGATGATCTCGCAGATGGGCGGCCTGACGGACTGGTTCACCATCATAGCCTTCGTGACCGTGGCCGCGGGCCTGTTCTTCAAGATCGCCGCCGTGCCCTTCCACCAGTGGGCGCCGGACGTCTACGAAGGCGCGCCGACGCCGATCACCGCGTACGTCAGCGTGGCGTCCAAGACGGCCAGCTTCGCGCTGCTGCTGCGGCTGTTCATCGCGGTCTTCGGGGCCACGCACCAGAGCTGGATGTACCTCGTGGCCGGCGTGGCCGTGGCCTCGCTCACCTGGGGCAACTTTGCGGCCATTACCCAGACCAACGTCAAGCGCCTGCTGGCCTACTCCTCGATCGCCCACGTGGGCTTCATCCTGCTGGGCCTGGTGGGCGGCAACGACACCGGCTTCCAGGGCATCGCCTACTACCTCTTCGTCTACGTGTTCATGACCCTCGGGGCGTTCGCCGTAGTGATCGTGCTGCGCCGCAAGGGACTGATCGGCGACGAGCTTGAGGACCTCAACGGCCTCTACCAGCGCAGCCCCGCGGCGGCGCTGCTGCTGCTGATCTTCATGCTCTCGCTCGCGGGCATTCCGCCGACGGCGGGCTTCATGGGCAAGTACTACATTCTGCAGTCGCTGATCGAGACGCATCACCCGGTGCTGGCGGTGCTGGCGGCGCTGTACATCGTGCCGGCGCTGTACTACTACTTCCGCATCGTGGTGCACGCCTGGATGAAGCAGCCGGGCGACGCCCCGCTCCCGGAGATCACCGCGGCGCAGACCGTGGCGCTGACCGTCACCGTGTTTGTATCCCTCGCCGCAGGGGTTTATCCTGAACCCTTCGCGCAACTGGCGCGCTACGCGTTTGCCATTGGACGATAA
- the nuoL gene encoding NADH-quinone oxidoreductase subunit L, translated as MTPTGYFLGHIWLIPLFPLATAALMLLLGRRLSHGAVSVLCVGSVFVAFVHAAGAVLQLLAADPAHRAVQIILFDWVPAGPMHTSAGQVVQFVADWGLLLDPLSSVMVLVVTGVGFLIHLYSIGYMGHEGGYYRYFGYLNLFMFAMLTLVLANNLLLLFVGWEGVGLCSYLLIGFYFLKKSAADAGKKAFIVNRVGDAGFLLGIFLIASTLGTIRFTNQGLPNPAAYSGILQALEAAVHGGALAYGAPVLTAIGLLLFVGAVGKSAQIPLYVWLPDAMEGPTPVSALIHAATMVTAGVYMVARMNALYQLAPAALEVVAVTGATTAIFAATMGLAQNDIKKVLAYSTISQLGYMFLALGVGAFSAGIFHLMTHAFFKALLFLGSGSVIHALSGEQDMRKMGGLWGRIPVTAKTFLVGALAISGVPMLAGFFSKDEILGQAFEHSPLLWLVGFVTAGLTAFYIFRLVNMTFFGASRVAHDVEHHIHESPATMTVPLVILAVLSVVGGWFAAPALIGGTNYFDAFLEPVVGARTVEHAQAAAHGAANETLLMLASVAVALAGIWLAFQLYLKKPETPEKIAAAAPWLYRLIYNKYYVDEIYDAMFVNRTKDLGTALGVFDAKIVDGLGVDGTGWLTRFTSSVSMWWDKWIVDGLVNLTGRLVRMLSYPVRMLQTGVLSSYALLIVLGLLALLGYYGNLMRHLVR; from the coding sequence ATGACGCCGACAGGCTACTTTCTCGGGCATATCTGGCTGATTCCGCTGTTTCCGCTGGCCACGGCGGCTCTGATGCTGCTGCTGGGGCGGCGGCTGTCCCATGGTGCGGTGAGCGTGCTGTGCGTGGGCAGCGTGTTTGTGGCCTTCGTGCACGCGGCGGGCGCGGTGCTGCAATTGCTCGCGGCGGACCCGGCGCACCGCGCCGTGCAGATCATTCTGTTCGATTGGGTGCCCGCGGGGCCCATGCACACCAGCGCCGGGCAGGTGGTGCAGTTCGTGGCCGACTGGGGGCTGCTGCTCGATCCACTCTCCAGCGTGATGGTGCTGGTGGTCACCGGGGTCGGCTTCCTGATCCACCTCTATTCGATTGGGTACATGGGCCATGAGGGCGGCTATTACCGCTACTTCGGCTACCTGAACCTGTTCATGTTCGCGATGCTCACCCTGGTGCTGGCCAACAACCTCCTCCTGCTGTTCGTGGGCTGGGAAGGCGTCGGGCTGTGCAGCTACCTGCTGATCGGCTTCTACTTCCTGAAGAAGTCGGCGGCCGATGCGGGGAAGAAGGCGTTCATCGTCAACCGCGTCGGCGATGCGGGCTTCCTGCTGGGCATTTTCCTGATTGCTTCGACGTTGGGGACGATCCGCTTCACGAATCAGGGCCTGCCGAATCCGGCGGCCTATTCGGGCATCCTGCAGGCGCTGGAGGCCGCGGTGCATGGCGGGGCGCTGGCCTACGGCGCGCCGGTGCTGACGGCGATCGGACTGCTCCTGTTTGTGGGCGCAGTCGGCAAATCGGCGCAGATTCCGCTCTACGTCTGGCTGCCGGACGCCATGGAAGGGCCGACGCCGGTGAGCGCGCTGATTCATGCGGCGACCATGGTGACCGCGGGCGTGTACATGGTGGCGCGGATGAACGCGCTCTACCAGCTGGCTCCCGCGGCGCTGGAAGTGGTGGCCGTGACCGGCGCCACGACGGCCATCTTCGCGGCGACCATGGGCCTGGCGCAGAACGACATCAAGAAAGTCCTGGCCTATTCCACGATCAGCCAGCTTGGCTACATGTTCCTGGCGCTGGGCGTGGGCGCATTTTCCGCGGGCATCTTCCACCTGATGACCCATGCCTTCTTCAAGGCCCTGCTCTTCCTCGGCAGCGGCAGCGTGATCCACGCGCTTTCCGGGGAGCAGGATATGCGCAAGATGGGCGGCCTGTGGGGCAGGATCCCGGTGACGGCGAAGACGTTTCTCGTGGGGGCACTGGCGATTTCCGGCGTTCCAATGCTGGCCGGATTCTTCAGTAAGGATGAAATTCTGGGCCAGGCCTTCGAACACAGCCCGCTGCTGTGGCTGGTGGGGTTCGTGACCGCGGGGCTGACGGCATTTTACATTTTTCGCCTGGTGAATATGACGTTTTTCGGGGCCTCGCGCGTGGCCCACGACGTGGAGCACCACATCCACGAATCGCCTGCGACGATGACCGTGCCGCTGGTGATTCTGGCGGTGCTCTCGGTGGTTGGCGGGTGGTTCGCGGCCCCGGCGCTCATCGGGGGAACGAATTACTTCGATGCATTTCTGGAGCCGGTCGTGGGAGCGCGGACGGTGGAGCACGCGCAAGCTGCCGCGCACGGCGCTGCAAACGAAACCCTGCTCATGCTGGCTTCCGTGGCCGTGGCCTTGGCGGGGATCTGGCTGGCGTTCCAGCTCTATCTGAAGAAGCCCGAGACGCCGGAAAAGATTGCCGCGGCGGCGCCCTGGCTCTACCGGCTGATCTACAACAAGTATTACGTAGACGAAATCTACGACGCGATGTTCGTGAACCGCACCAAGGATCTGGGCACGGCGCTGGGCGTGTTCGACGCCAAGATCGTGGACGGGCTGGGCGTGGACGGCACGGGCTGGCTGACGCGCTTCACTTCCAGCGTCTCCATGTGGTGGGATAAGTGGATCGTGGACGGTCTGGTGAATTTGACCGGGCGGCTGGTGCGCATGCTGAGCTATCCGGTGCGCATGCTGCAGACCGGGGTGCTTTCGAGTTACGCGCTGCTGATCGTGCTGGGGCTGCTTGCTTTACTCGGCTACTACGGAAATCTCATGCGGCACCTGGTGCGCTGA
- a CDS encoding NADH-quinone oxidoreductase subunit M, with the protein MGLFENHLLSVILFTPLAGAILLLLVPRAWDDAHRILGNVFGVLGFVVSLPLLARFHAGLAGYQLGESAEWIPSIGARFTLGIDGISFLLVLLTTLLGMISILSSWSAIQTRKKEYYILFLLLQTGMLGVFMALDFFLFYVFWEVMLVPMYFLIGVWGSERRLYAAIKFFLYTLAGSVLMLLAILAVYFNAAKTGAPYTFDVPTLLAAVQQFPDSLKVWLFWGFFFAFAIKVPMFPFHTWLPDAHTEAPTAGSVILAGVLLKMGTYGFLRFSLPLLPGDPALRARIIHIVIVLSLIGIIYGALVCMMQKDMKRLIAYSSVSHLGFCTLGIFALTPHALSGSVLQQINHGISTGALFLIVGVLYERRHTRLISEFGGLSTPMPNFAAVYLIITLSSLGMPLLNGFIGEFTILRGTFEVNKAWAAWGALGVILGAAYLLWLFQRVMFGPVTKAENEKLPDLNWREYATLLPLIALAFWIGIYPKPFFRYLEKPVQQIVERVNPGYYKAEPAKLPAAAVAAQPAAETAPAAAAPVSAPAAEAKPTGTAR; encoded by the coding sequence ATGGGTCTTTTCGAGAATCATCTGCTGAGCGTGATCCTGTTTACGCCGCTCGCGGGGGCCATCCTGCTGCTGCTGGTGCCGCGCGCGTGGGACGACGCGCACCGCATCCTCGGCAACGTCTTCGGGGTTCTCGGCTTTGTGGTCTCCCTGCCGCTGCTCGCGCGCTTCCATGCCGGCCTGGCGGGGTATCAGCTCGGGGAGTCCGCGGAGTGGATTCCCTCCATCGGAGCGCGCTTCACGCTGGGGATTGACGGCATCAGCTTCCTGCTGGTGCTGCTGACCACGCTGCTGGGAATGATCTCCATCCTCTCCTCGTGGAGCGCCATCCAGACGCGCAAGAAGGAATACTACATCCTGTTTCTTCTGCTGCAGACGGGCATGCTGGGCGTCTTCATGGCCCTCGATTTCTTCCTCTTCTACGTCTTCTGGGAAGTGATGCTGGTGCCTATGTACTTCCTGATCGGCGTGTGGGGCAGCGAGCGGCGGCTGTACGCGGCCATCAAGTTCTTCCTGTACACCCTGGCGGGCTCGGTGCTGATGCTGCTGGCGATCCTGGCCGTCTATTTCAACGCGGCCAAGACGGGCGCGCCGTACACCTTCGACGTGCCCACGCTGCTCGCGGCGGTGCAGCAGTTCCCAGATTCGCTGAAGGTCTGGCTGTTCTGGGGTTTCTTCTTCGCCTTCGCCATCAAGGTGCCGATGTTCCCGTTCCACACCTGGCTGCCGGACGCGCACACCGAAGCGCCCACCGCGGGCTCGGTGATCCTGGCCGGCGTTCTGCTGAAGATGGGCACCTACGGTTTCCTCCGCTTCTCGCTGCCGCTCCTGCCCGGAGATCCCGCACTGCGCGCGCGCATCATTCACATCGTCATCGTGCTCTCCCTCATCGGCATCATCTACGGCGCGCTGGTGTGCATGATGCAGAAGGACATGAAGCGGCTGATCGCCTACAGCTCGGTCAGCCACCTGGGCTTCTGCACGCTGGGGATTTTCGCGCTGACCCCGCACGCCCTTTCCGGCAGCGTGCTCCAGCAGATCAACCACGGCATCTCCACCGGGGCGCTCTTCCTCATCGTGGGCGTGCTCTACGAGCGCCGGCACACCCGCTTGATCTCCGAATTCGGCGGGCTCTCCACGCCCATGCCGAATTTCGCGGCGGTCTATCTGATCATCACCCTGAGCTCGCTGGGCATGCCGCTGCTGAACGGTTTCATCGGAGAGTTCACCATTCTGCGCGGCACGTTTGAGGTCAACAAGGCCTGGGCGGCGTGGGGCGCGCTCGGCGTGATCCTCGGTGCGGCCTACCTGCTGTGGCTCTTCCAGCGGGTGATGTTCGGCCCGGTGACCAAGGCGGAAAACGAAAAGCTGCCGGATTTGAACTGGCGCGAGTATGCCACGCTGCTGCCGCTCATTGCCCTGGCCTTCTGGATCGGCATCTACCCCAAGCCCTTCTTCCGGTACCTGGAGAAGCCGGTGCAGCAGATCGTGGAGCGGGTAAATCCCGGCTACTACAAGGCCGAGCCGGCCAAGCTGCCCGCGGCGGCAGTTGCTGCCCAGCCGGCGGCGGAAACCGCCCCGGCGGCTGCGGCTCCAGTAAGCGCCCCAGCGGCGGAAGCGAAGCCGACCGGGACGGCGAGGTAG
- a CDS encoding NADH-quinone oxidoreductase subunit H — MPAALHATLEFLRAYAGPLIAALVIVGVLPLIAGYVVLVERKVMADMQARLGPMRVGPHGLLQPIADAVKLLLKEDIIPEQADFWIFWLAPLVSVTAAMLSMAALAFGPAFQIARDINVGILFVVGISALGIFGIVLGGWASNSHYSLIGALRSAAQLVSYETAAGMALVSGLLLGGSLQIRAIVEEQARQGVWFIFLAPVAFFTYLVASIAETNRAPFDLPEAESELVAGYMTEYSGFRWSLYFLAEYANMIVVASVATTLFLGGWMRPFAGVRWMGWVDFAPPLLALGVAGYCVYRAPRQPVPVQKLVMLGVAGLCALVALLLAAPLLLPAAYFLKAGIHGAFWFLAKVGAYIFVFMWLRFTLPRYRFDQLMRLGWYFLIPVSIVNVMAVGVGLVLHWQYQVNLWLALGATTLLTLLIALWLVWADRKREAEELQARSGPGAPATDSYAG, encoded by the coding sequence ATGCCGGCCGCTCTGCACGCCACGCTGGAATTTCTGCGCGCCTACGCGGGGCCGCTCATCGCGGCGCTGGTGATCGTGGGAGTGCTGCCGCTGATCGCCGGCTACGTGGTGCTGGTGGAGCGCAAGGTGATGGCGGACATGCAGGCGCGGCTGGGCCCCATGCGCGTGGGCCCCCACGGGCTGCTGCAGCCGATCGCCGACGCGGTGAAGCTGCTGCTGAAGGAAGACATCATCCCGGAGCAGGCCGATTTCTGGATCTTCTGGCTGGCGCCGCTGGTTTCGGTGACCGCGGCGATGCTGTCCATGGCCGCGCTGGCCTTCGGCCCGGCGTTTCAGATTGCCCGCGACATCAACGTGGGCATCCTCTTCGTGGTGGGGATCAGCGCGCTGGGTATTTTCGGCATTGTGCTGGGGGGCTGGGCGTCGAACAGCCACTATTCGCTGATTGGGGCGCTGCGCAGCGCGGCGCAGTTGGTGAGCTACGAAACCGCCGCGGGGATGGCGCTGGTGAGCGGCTTGCTCCTGGGAGGCAGCCTGCAGATCCGCGCGATTGTGGAAGAGCAGGCCCGCCAGGGCGTGTGGTTCATTTTTCTCGCGCCGGTGGCCTTCTTCACTTATCTCGTGGCTTCCATCGCGGAGACCAACCGTGCGCCGTTCGATCTGCCGGAAGCGGAATCGGAGCTGGTGGCGGGCTACATGACCGAGTACAGCGGCTTCCGCTGGTCGCTCTATTTCCTGGCGGAGTACGCGAATATGATCGTGGTGGCCTCGGTGGCCACCACGCTGTTCCTGGGCGGCTGGATGCGGCCGTTCGCGGGCGTGCGCTGGATGGGCTGGGTGGATTTCGCGCCGCCGCTGCTGGCGCTGGGGGTGGCGGGGTATTGCGTGTACCGCGCGCCGCGGCAGCCGGTGCCGGTTCAGAAGCTGGTGATGCTGGGCGTGGCCGGGCTGTGCGCGCTGGTGGCGCTGCTGCTGGCGGCGCCGCTGCTGCTGCCCGCCGCCTATTTCCTGAAGGCCGGAATTCACGGGGCCTTCTGGTTTCTGGCCAAGGTGGGCGCGTACATTTTCGTGTTCATGTGGCTGCGCTTCACGCTGCCACGCTACCGCTTTGACCAGTTGATGCGGCTGGGCTGGTATTTTCTGATTCCGGTGTCCATCGTGAACGTGATGGCCGTCGGGGTGGGGCTGGTGCTGCACTGGCAGTACCAGGTAAACCTCTGGCTGGCGCTGGGAGCCACGACGCTGCTCACCCTGCTGATCGCCCTGTGGCTGGTGTGGGCGGATCGCAAGCGCGAGGCGGAGGAGCTGCAGGCGCGCAGCGGGCCGGGCGCGCCGGCGACGGATTCCTATGCTGGATAA
- a CDS encoding AtpZ/AtpI family protein, whose protein sequence is MAMELPFVLVSAIVVGGLMGYFLDRWLHTKPILMLVFGALGFFAGVRDVLRRLPGNGGGSQGR, encoded by the coding sequence ATGGCCATGGAACTGCCGTTCGTGCTCGTCTCGGCGATCGTCGTGGGCGGGCTGATGGGTTATTTTCTTGACCGCTGGCTGCACACCAAGCCCATTCTCATGCTGGTCTTTGGCGCGCTGGGCTTCTTCGCCGGCGTGCGGGACGTCCTGCGGCGGCTGCCGGGCAACGGCGGCGGAAGCCAGGGGCGCTGA
- a CDS encoding NADH-quinone oxidoreductase subunit J — protein MLDKVIFYIFAGIAVVSAALVVTRRNAVHSAVFLITALLATAGIFLQLRAEFLFVVQIILYVGGIMVLFVFVIMLVNLDVALQQIQFSRQKWVALLVTLALAGQVGAMLWWAGQPGKKTLPLPVSVAAAAEKLPPNAEAVAHSLFGPYLLPFEIASLLLLVAMIGAVVMAKKKL, from the coding sequence ATGCTGGATAAGGTGATTTTCTACATTTTCGCGGGGATCGCGGTGGTTTCCGCGGCGCTGGTGGTGACGCGGCGCAACGCGGTGCACAGCGCGGTCTTCCTGATCACCGCGCTGCTGGCCACCGCGGGGATTTTCCTGCAGTTGCGCGCCGAGTTTCTCTTCGTCGTGCAGATCATCCTGTACGTCGGCGGGATCATGGTGCTGTTCGTCTTCGTGATCATGCTGGTCAATCTGGACGTGGCCCTGCAGCAGATCCAGTTCAGCCGCCAGAAGTGGGTGGCGCTGCTGGTGACCCTGGCGCTGGCCGGGCAGGTGGGGGCCATGCTGTGGTGGGCGGGACAGCCGGGGAAGAAGACGCTGCCGCTGCCCGTCTCCGTGGCGGCGGCCGCGGAGAAGCTGCCGCCCAATGCCGAGGCGGTGGCGCACAGCCTGTTCGGGCCGTACCTGCTGCCGTTTGAGATTGCCTCTCTGCTGCTGCTGGTGGCCATGATCGGCGCGGTGGTGATGGCCAAGAAGAAGTTGTGA
- a CDS encoding ATP synthase F0 subunit C, producing the protein MKKVTFMLSALVTALLVAPAAFAQGTEAAGSGKSGIAIAAAFGMALAAFGGALGQSRVASAACEGMARNPGAAAAIRTAMILGLVFIETLALLTLVIIFVKV; encoded by the coding sequence ATGAAGAAAGTAACGTTCATGCTCAGTGCGCTCGTGACGGCTCTGCTGGTGGCGCCGGCCGCGTTTGCGCAGGGTACGGAAGCGGCAGGCAGCGGCAAGAGCGGGATCGCCATCGCGGCGGCGTTCGGTATGGCGCTGGCGGCCTTCGGCGGCGCGCTGGGGCAGTCCAGGGTGGCCTCCGCGGCTTGCGAAGGCATGGCGCGGAATCCCGGAGCAGCGGCCGCGATCCGCACAGCCATGATTCTCGGCCTGGTGTTCATCGAGACCCTCGCGCTGCTGACACTGGTCATCATCTTCGTGAAGGTCTAA
- a CDS encoding F0F1 ATP synthase subunit A — protein sequence MEHHVSGLTHFVNHYLGSLALALLSALHIHPANPELPIPEHVVMALVVLLLGTVLALWLRSRLSVERPGGAQQVAELLLTNPIGFGIRDLLEENAGHEGLRCVPVVGSISIFILLSSVLGIFPLFSSPTTEKTVPLACAILTFFYFNWQGIRHHGVGGYLKSFAGPVKALSGLIFPVEIISTCSRVLSLTVRLWANIFASELLYVIFLGLLVQPVAWGWSKSPVLGVLLGVFPASIPLIFIGLHLFVAIIQSYVFTLLPAIYIGMATAEEH from the coding sequence ATGGAACATCACGTAAGCGGGCTGACTCACTTCGTCAATCACTACCTGGGCTCCCTGGCCCTCGCGCTGCTCTCCGCGCTGCATATCCATCCGGCAAACCCCGAACTCCCCATTCCCGAGCATGTCGTGATGGCCCTGGTTGTGCTTCTCCTGGGGACAGTCCTGGCGCTCTGGCTGCGTTCCCGGCTCTCGGTGGAGCGCCCAGGCGGCGCGCAGCAGGTCGCCGAACTGCTGCTCACCAATCCCATTGGCTTTGGGATCCGCGACTTGCTGGAAGAAAACGCCGGCCATGAGGGGTTGCGCTGCGTGCCGGTGGTTGGCTCGATTTCCATCTTCATCCTGCTGTCCAGCGTCCTGGGCATTTTTCCGCTCTTCTCTTCGCCGACCACGGAGAAGACCGTGCCGCTCGCCTGCGCCATTCTCACGTTTTTCTATTTCAATTGGCAGGGCATTCGCCATCACGGTGTCGGCGGCTATTTGAAATCGTTCGCGGGGCCGGTCAAGGCCCTGTCCGGGCTGATTTTCCCCGTGGAGATCATCAGCACCTGCTCGCGCGTGCTTTCACTCACGGTTCGTCTGTGGGCCAATATTTTTGCCAGCGAGCTGCTGTATGTGATTTTCCTGGGCCTCCTGGTCCAGCCGGTGGCCTGGGGCTGGTCCAAGAGTCCGGTGCTGGGCGTGCTTCTGGGGGTCTTCCCGGCCAGCATCCCGCTGATCTTTATCGGCCTGCACCTCTTCGTTGCGATCATTCAGAGCTACGTGTTCACGCTGCTCCCGGCGATCTATATCGGGATGGCCACCGCGGAAGAGCACTAG
- the nuoK gene encoding NADH-quinone oxidoreductase subunit NuoK: protein MLSVNHYLFLSLALFTIGVIGVLTRRNVIVILMSIELILNAVNINLVAFSRMFGDVAGQVFAIFIITDAAAEAAVGLGIIIAFFRNRETVLADEMDLLKW from the coding sequence ATGCTGTCCGTGAACCACTATCTGTTTCTGAGCCTGGCCCTGTTCACCATCGGGGTGATCGGGGTGCTGACGCGGCGCAACGTCATCGTCATCCTGATGTCCATCGAGCTGATTCTGAACGCGGTGAACATCAACCTGGTGGCCTTTTCGCGGATGTTCGGAGACGTGGCCGGGCAGGTCTTCGCGATTTTCATCATTACCGATGCGGCGGCCGAGGCCGCGGTGGGGCTGGGCATCATCATCGCGTTTTTCCGGAACCGCGAGACCGTGCTGGCGGATGAAATGGATTTGTTGAAGTGGTAG
- a CDS encoding ATP synthase subunit I, which yields MQFQHIEKRILWLTPVFGAVAGVTVGLRYGWRWGLGLFVGAILAWLNFRWLQDALDGLQLLSTAQGDAPKPRVPVGTWVRFAGRYGLIGIAIYVNFKILKVPILSMLVGLCALGAATLAASVYEILHPLE from the coding sequence GTGCAATTCCAACACATCGAAAAGAGGATACTCTGGCTGACGCCTGTTTTTGGCGCTGTGGCGGGCGTGACCGTGGGGTTGCGCTACGGCTGGCGCTGGGGCCTGGGTCTGTTCGTGGGCGCCATTTTGGCCTGGCTGAATTTCCGCTGGCTGCAGGACGCTTTGGACGGGCTGCAGTTGCTCTCCACGGCGCAGGGGGACGCGCCCAAGCCGCGCGTTCCGGTGGGGACCTGGGTGCGCTTTGCGGGCCGCTACGGCTTGATCGGGATCGCGATCTATGTTAATTTTAAAATCCTTAAGGTTCCCATTTTGAGTATGTTAGTGGGTCTGTGTGCTTTGGGAGCCGCGACGCTGGCGGCGAGTGTGTACGAAATCCTGCATCCCCTGGAATAG